The Phoenix dactylifera cultivar Barhee BC4 unplaced genomic scaffold, palm_55x_up_171113_PBpolish2nd_filt_p 002567F, whole genome shotgun sequence DNA segment CTTAGCGCATAATGTTGTAGCTcttagcagaaaaaaaaaatgttgtagcACCGGCCTAATTTTGCATGAGACAATGTGGCTACATGGGCTTGAATTGGTACTATAAAATTTGACAACTAGTGCTTACATTTTATGTCGATCACGGGGAATAAATTGGTTGAACCTTGCCAGGTGGTCATGAGTCCACTTACTTCTAAGCCTTAACACTGGTGAGGATCTGctaaaatttgatttctattgcTTTAGACATAATTCATGAAAtgtgttatattattatgatcAGCTTGCATGCAATTTCATAGTCAACCTCATATTCATCTGGTTGATTTGGTTAACTATGGCTGCAGACCTGCTGATTACCAAACCTACTTCTTGACTATTTCTTTTATAGTTTTGACTGCTCATGATTCAAAATTTTGTTACGCAATCagagcttctcaacaactttgaAGCTCGACTATTGCCATTTCAGAAGAGACTTGTTTGCTCGAATATATTGAGTCTTCTGTGGCTGGTCCAGACAATATTATAGGGTAAAAGTTTACTTAAACATCAGTGCCATTTTCGGGTACATCTATGCATTGACCTGCATTTCAGAAGGCACACCATATCCTTGAACAAATTTATTGTTTGCCAATGAACATTTGTGCAGCATTTCTTTTTTGGTGCACATATCCAACCACATATTTGCACTAAATGATAAATagtctagtaaattggttttgaTTGAGTGATCTAACCCCCTTTTATCCTCAGATGACCTATTTGTTTATAacatatatttatcaataaattaGATTCAACAGAAATTTTTTTATTGTCTTGATTCTTGACACTGGTTTCTAATAGGTGCATTTCTTGATGCATTTTCTGGATTACAATTCTGTAGTATTTTTAGTGATGCAAAGGAcatcaaaattttgatattttatgtCTAAAATACTTTATATCTATCAGCATTTCTGTGTTGTTTATCACTATCTTTGATAATTGTAAAATCTATATTGAATTAATTTTATCTATGTAAGTTTATACTTTTCCTTCTTAGACTCAACCAACTTTGTCAATGAGTTTACCAATGAGCTACTATGTCATTTACTAACTAGCAGATCAAATCTGAGTAGTTGGTGATCTCTTACATTGTAAGAAAACCATACAGTAGAAGAAATTACATTCGTAAATGTGTCATGCTTGCAGTTTGCTGATTTGgatgaaaatttttaaataattgcttTTGAACTTTGTGCAGAACAGGGAGCCTTCTGATTCTAGGTGGAGGCCAGGGTTGCAAGGGCAAGGGGGTAGGGGTGGTAGGGGAAATTATTCTCACTATATTGCTCATGGTAGGTACTTGTTTAGTTACAAGGTAATCATTTAGCTGTGCACTATGGTTGTTAAGGTACATAGGCTATGGACTATGGTACTACCATGATACTCAGCAGTTATATTGTTGTTATTATTTGAACTTCCATGTTTACTTAATATTTACTGGGACATAAAGTTGTTTGAATTTGTCAATGCATGGATGCCtctgattcttcttcttttgaaatCTCCAACTAATGTGAGTTCTTTCAATGATCCTTAGTATATTTCTACATTTACCATGCATGAGTGCTACATCTTCATACTTATGCATATATGCTTCTCGTTTTTCCAGTTGTTTAAAATATATACTTTGTACACCTTGTGTAGATCAAATGCATTATTTTTGGCCCTCTAAATTGACCATTCTATTGCACTTTTACCTTTCATATTTCTGTTAAATACTTGAAAATTTGCTTCAGTATCTCTAGAAAGAATGAAAATATATAGCTTGGGTAACATTATTATCCCAAAGTTTAATTATCCTTTTTCGAAGACACACACCTAACAGTATGGTATGCTACTTatattaatttttgttttttaataatTACATATCATGCTTACTGATTATCTCTTGTTAGATGTTGGAGGTGGAAATAATGTTGGTGTTGGAAAGGAAAATGGTGTCATTCAAGGCACAGATAAGAGCATCACATCTTCATCTTCACCTACCACTCATGACACAGAAAATAAGTCTGCTACCACTATATCAAGGTATGTGTCTCTCAGTTGTTTTGCATGCATCTCAAAGTAATCTTCTTTTGCAGCCTGCACAATAGGTTTTGTCATTCTGTCGTCTGCTTGCAGTTCAATGTCCATTTTTAGGCAAGAATTTTTGTGCGCGCATGCATACATGATCAGTTTCTAATATCAGTGTAATTTGTTGAATTCCACAAGCTGCTGACATAACTAATTTGTTGATATTTAAATTCATTCTATTGGTGAAACTATTTTATTGTATGGCATGCCAAGATGCTATGACAGTGTTGCAGTAGTTATAGCTTCTTGTGTGGTTTGTTTTACTCACTGGTTTTCATGGTTCCCATATTCCTGCAACACCCTGCAAACTGCAGGGGCATCATTATAATCTTAATTTTGTGCTGATGAACATCCAGGAAGTACTTTGACAGTTAAAGATAAAGCATAGTAGTTGACACGTCCACCCATCTAGGGTTGATATTGCTTGGCAGGTTTTAGCTATTTCTTTTGATACAATAATAGCAATTAAGTCTGGCACTATTAATTTGGTTTTGATTATGTAATTTAATCAAAAAGATGTATTCATAATTCTGTTATTACTCATATGTTAGTGGATCTACACTTTAGCATTGATTGATAATGCACCAAAGTTAGTCTTTTTGTGTTCGATGTTATTCTTTGTCTTCATTTTTAAAGAATTTATGGTTTTCTCAGCTGCTTTTTCTAAGATCATGCATGGTTTATTCAGTTTGATTGCCTAAACATGCTGCACGCTTTGGTACTGATTTCTTTGGTGCTCATGATGTGTTGTgggattttttaataatttataagtATAATATCTTAGAAGATAATATTTGattattccatttttttttcatctttatTTCCTTCATGGTTTCTAAGTTCGAAGTGCTCTCTTTATCTTGTGTGTTTGAGATTTATCATAGATTATTTTCTCAGCTCTGTAGCTGGCCTGGATGATGGTTCCACCAGGATGGAACACCTGATTTTGGGACAGGGAGCTACATGCCAAAATTCTGGTGTCAGTGTTAACACCTCAGTAGAGGAACGTTCTACCACTGAAATAAATAAGATGGTGACACTGCCACCTGGCGACATAAAAAGTGTTTCTGCATTTGGCCAGTCTATACCTAATTCTGATCAGTTTTTATCATCTAGAACAACATCAACTGTATCAAGAGTATATGCATCAGCCTCAGGCCCTGTGCTGGTGCCATCTCATGATGCACGCATTCCAGGTGTTATTGGTGCCATCGGATGTGAAGTTGGGAGTCAACCAACACCTGGGGAGACAAACATCAACAGAGATGCATCTCGTGATGTTGCTAGTTCTGAGTTGTCATCTATAAATGGAAAGAATTCTTCAGAATTGGGCAATTCTCACGAACAAGGAAGGACGCAAAGCAAATCTAATGGACCTGACGTGATCCAAATTTCATcacaagatggatcttcctcttCTACCACTGTCTCTGTGAGCAGTAGGCCATCTTCTAATTACAGCAGCAGATCACAGCCACTAAGTGGTCCTCAGAAAGGTACAATATCCAATGCCTTTTTTGCTCCTCCAGAACTGCTTCCACAAATCGTTCTTATCTAGTCTAACAGCAGAGCAAACTGTACTGAGAAGTTTGATGTTGATTTTCCTTGAAAGATCTTTTCAAGCCCTATCTAGGTATATATAGTACATTAACAAAACCAATAGGAGAGGGTGTGATACCAGAGTTGAAGGTTCACTTGGAGTTTTGGCCATTTTAACTTAAGCAACATTGATCTATCAATCTGCTTGAATGATTTCTCTTAGTTCCTACatcttatcttttatttttgagatgTGGAGGAGAAAGTATTGTGTGTTTATAATGGTTTGCATGAAAGTTTGGATATACAGAGGAGGCAGTTAATCCATATCCATTTAAAGGGAGTATGTGTGCAAGCTATAAAtggtattaaattaaaaatcttGGATGTGTTGTCCTTGCCATCTTCAGTTTCTATTATCTTCCCCCTCACACTTTATGAATACTAGTGTCTTTATGTGCCTTGCACATGCTTTAATCAGGAAATGCAAGGCCGTGTGATTATAGCTCTACATTGAAGTATCTGGAATATAGGAATAAAATGTAAAGATATTATGGGCTGGCCTGCTGGAGTCCAGGGTTTTCACACACGGATACACatctatatatgcatgtatgtgtgtTTATGTGCACATACATTAGCTTTTATAATGGACAACTCAGAAAAGGTCTGGAAACATCTGAGATTGTACAGTAGTACTTGAAGAAGATGGACTATCCTTTTTGACAATATACATGAACCCCACTTGACAGGCTCATTGCATTTTCAACATCCGTATTCACTAGTTGGACAACATAGCAGGAATAGCCACTGAATCCTTAATATGTGCACCTTACTTTGAATACCTGTATTATTAGTTTCAAGCACCAAAAGCTAGTTCAAGCATGGTtactttctttttggaaattggACTCGACTTAATGAGGTTGTAAGGAATCAAATACCTAAACAAAGAAAGGATAAACAACTAGCTTCTAGTTTCCCTACATTGACAGAATATTGGGAAACCACCAATGGAAATAAAGAAGACAGCTGACTCAAATGAATTTCAGATAAAACCAAGCAGATGACACTTATATTAGAGAAACTTTTAGCTTGCTGTTCTATGAGACAAGAAGCAGATTGAGTTAAGCAGTGTTCAAACATTTGGTCGGGTCAAGATTGAGACATCATGTCCCCTTCAAATTTTTGCCTATTGTAGTCATTCAAACTCATACATTAGCCAAATTATTGATAACTCTCTATAGGTTGTATCCTTTAAAAACCGGCTATACGGTATACCTAACTTTTAAAGCAATGATTAACAGATGTAAAAAATATACCTGTATGAGACAAGCTAGGATAAGTGAAAAATATGTCGCAAAAAAAAGTTCCTTGCCCTCTGATATTCTTTCCAAGGCAATATTTTAATTCTTCCAGATCTTCCCAAAGTAAATACTCATAAACTTTAGTGTtcaaccactataaaattgcttCTTTAAATTCAAAGAAATGAATAAATGATGAAAAAATAGCACAAAGTGCTCGTATGTACAAAATATTGGCCCTGTAAGTCAGTTCGGGACAAAGTCAAAAACTGACTAGCATTATGGTGAtggcaatttttggagtttcagctAAAAATTAGAACCATGCAATCATATGCTTTAGAAATGTCCAATTTATCGATGGAGATTGGTACACAATACTCAAATGGCTAGTGCACTCACTGACTTGCATTTTGGGAAACTTCATAGCAAATGCCAAGTGCACTCACTAACTGGTTTTAACTGGTTAGTTTCTATAGCAAAACATTTTCAAGCCAAAGTCTCGTCCATCATAAGTTTTTGTGACTAAAACTACAAAGAAGGAGATGAGTACTTCTGAGAAGACTAAACGGTTGAAAATCCTTGATTTAATTGAAGGTGTCAACTCAAGAATTATTGAAAAATAGTGACCACCTCTTCCAATCTtccttaaaataaaaatttggatGGAGAGTAATAGggaaattcttttttttcttttgacttttttcttccaagtttTCATTGCAACCATAATCTTCTCATTATTAAATCTGTTCAGTAAGTTCCTCAGTTAAACTAATTTATTTGTCTTAGGGTATGTCGCACCGTACCGAATTGGACGGTACAGGGCGTACCATACCGAATTGGGTGGTTCAGGGCGTACCCTACCATATCGGTTCGGTATCAGTACATGGTATAGAGGGTGTACCAGCCCTCGATACGCCGAACTGGCTCCGTACCGTACTGTACTGACACAGTGATAGCGTGGCACTGGTATAGGGCTCGGTACCAAGACGGCGTACCTTGATTTGTCTCTTTTTTCCAGCTAAGTAGAGTTAGTTCTTTATCTATTTTTGGATTTACCTTCTGTTTTAATATTTGTT contains these protein-coding regions:
- the LOC120109706 gene encoding mucin-17-like, which translates into the protein MSASSRVSIPNSVRRTIQNIKEIAGSHSDEEIYAMLKECSMDPNETAHKLLLQDPFHEVKRKRSRKKENREPSDSRWRPGLQGQGGRGGRGNYSHYIAHDVGGGNNVGVGKENGVIQGTDKSITSSSSPTTHDTENKSATTISSSVAGLDDGSTRMEHLILGQGATCQNSGVSVNTSVEERSTTEINKMVTLPPGDIKSVSAFGQSIPNSDQFLSSRTTSTVSRVYASASGPVLVPSHDARIPGVIGAIGCEVGSQPTPGETNINRDASRDVASSELSSINGKNSSELGNSHEQGRTQSKSNGPDVIQISSQDGSSSSTTVSVSSRPSSNYSSRSQPLSGPQKVGPAKEWKPKPTSVNSAQASGVWSTSEVQPISAGTIAPSSSSISCKNTISKLQNKLDELQNKLDELQFSETHVIIPNHLQVPESQITGLSFGSFDANFGLTMRFANDPDSDKNLMLLPESSQGVTENVEEPSPIFHNVSTTQEADYPDHPAATSTDCRKYINQGARNFLQHPCSTRK